The stretch of DNA TTTCCTACTCTTTTCACCTCTCTTATTACCCTTGTTGCCTTTTTTTCCCCCTCAAAACAATATCTctctcacttgtctcatatctatctctTTGACACTTCTTGCACTTGTCAaggaaagcatcatctttccaaaagagcatacatccttatcaATCTTTTGATGTGGAAGTTGAAGACCTTTAACTATTTTTTTGGTATTGTAGAAACTTTGGGTCATGACATTATTTTCGGGGATAGCATCCTCAAGCAAAGAAGCAATGCCATCAACGACATTAgatggcatattaaactcacatttcaaggttaCTATCCTAGAGGCAGCTTGTAACAATGACATTTTGCTCCCTTCATATAATGGTTGttcagaaacttttaacatgtcAAAAAAGCCCTTTGCTTGTGAATTTGGCAGTTCTTCTTCATTCATTGCAAGTTGATCGTCATTATTGAAAATATTAGACTCCAAGGCATCAACAACCATATCTCTATAAaggttctcattttgttggatttgaggttgtTCGGGAGAATAGGCTTCTCCAtgagaaatccaattgtaatagttTGGACAAAACTCATTTGTATAAAGATGTTCTTCTACCTCTATGTCATGTAGATATTTCAAGTTTTTACATTTAATTAGTACAAGGACATCTAAGTTTATTTTCTACcaaatcatattcatcattttgtttagcaaattcaataaatccacgaaccccctttataaatctagcggtaggacgtctctTCTTATCTAatctttcttcgtacatccatccacgttccaatctcttcattttaatctaaataatatataaaccataattttaacaataaaacATAGAACTATCTTTAACAATAATCCATACAAACTAATTAACGATACTAgttaactaaaattatactaactaaCTAAAATTATACCTTATTTATTATCCTTGACAAGTATGGAGCATTATACTATAAAAGCGGGGTATCAATGGCTAAAACCTGATGGGGCTTTGGTGGCATGGTACCCTTGGATGCTGAATGAATGGATTATACCTAAACAGTCCTTCTGTTGTTGGCTGATAGCTCATAGGAGGCTATTGACTCTTGACAGGCTACTAAAAATGAGTATTGTGCAGGAAAATGTCTACTTTTTGTGTGGGTTGCAGGAAGAAAACATTGAGCATTTGTTCTTTGTTTGCCCTTTTAGTGCTCAATGTTACCGGCTGGTTGCAGAATGGTGCAAGGTTCAGCTGCCAATGCAGGAGTGCATCAGCTGGTGGCTAAAGATTAGACAAGCAGCTGCTTGTAAAAAGAAGGTGTTGGCAATGATTTTGGCGTGTCTGATGTATCATTTATGGCAGTGTAGGAATTGCTGTAGGCTTGAGGGATATGTTGTGAGGCCAAATTGTCTAGTAGGAAATGTCAAGTCTGATGTTAGAATGAGGCTAGCTCAATGTGATATCAAAAGTCGTAGTAACTCTGCCTTAGCTTGGGTAGAGTATATTCGAAGTAATTGAGTCTAGTTTTCGTTCGTAAGATGGATGTGCTAGAGTTTGTTTGTATGGGACACTTTTGATTCTAATGAgaacttacattttcccaaaaaaaaaaaaaattatactaaaattatactaattaactaaaattatactaattaactaaaattatactaattaactaaaattatactaactatACTAATTTATTACTAGCTTTGAGAAT from Silene latifolia isolate original U9 population chromosome 10, ASM4854445v1, whole genome shotgun sequence encodes:
- the LOC141608137 gene encoding uncharacterized protein LOC141608137, with the protein product MEHYTIKAGYQWLKPDGALVAWYPWMLNEWIIPKQSFCCWLIAHRRLLTLDRLLKMSIVQENVYFLCGLQEENIEHLFFVCPFSAQCYRLVAEWCKVQLPMQECISWWLKIRQAAACKKKVLAMILACLMYHLWQCRNCCRLEGYVVRPNCLVGNVKSDVRMRLAQCDIKSRSNSALAWVEYIRSN